In Pseudomonas glycinae, the DNA window GGTTGTAGGAAAAACTCGTCCCCGGCTCCAGCCCGGTGACATAACCCTGACCTTGGGTATCGGTGTTCTTCCACAGGGAAAACACCGGCAATGTCTGCGTATTGAAGCCAACCGAAACGCCCAGGCTGCCAGCCTTGTTATGCAACACGGTTAACGTATCGCCCTTGGCATCGGCATACGGCACGACGTTGTAAACCGTTTCGTCGTAGTCCTTGGTCGGTGCGCGGTAAGTTTGCCATTCAGCCAAATCGCCCTTGGCCTTGTCGTTGAACGGCGACACCTGTTTCACCGGCGCGGCGAAACGAGCGCCCTGCTCCAGGAACGGGGTGCTGAAGTTGCTGTGGTACAGCGCCTGATATTCCTTCGGATAGTCACCGTTGTTGGTCAGCGTGTCGTTAAGGGCGAACACTACGCTGCCGGGTTCGGTGACCAGTTCGGTGGCGACAGAAAAGTCGACTTTCTTGAACGCCTGCTCTTTCAGTTCACCGCGCAGGGTGATGGCGTACGGTGGCGTTTCATCGATGTGCAGGGTGACTTTGTTCGCAGGAATGTTGGCGGCCCGGCCGTGCAGGGTCAGCAGTTCGCCGTTGTCGACGCCGGGGTGGCCGACCCATTCGTATCCGCAGCGGGTCACCAGTTCATTGAAGCCTTCCAGCCAGCCCAGACCACCGCGGCCATTGAGTTCGATGAAGGACGGATTGACCACTTCCTTGACCGGCGAATCCCAGCCCATGCGCACATCGCCGACCGAGGCCTGCAAGACGTTCATTCCCCGCGTCGGCACCACTGAGAGTTTCATCGTGCCGTTATCGATGTCGACAATGCTGACGCCCTCCTGCCGACCGCCATGCAAGGTGCGCAGGCTGACGCTGAAAGGTTTGTCGGTTTTCACGCCGAGTTGCTGGCTGGTGATCTGCCAGTTCTGAGCGGCCTTGTCGGTGTCGAGCAGAACATAATCCCAGGCCATGGCGTGGGAAGCTGCGGACAGTGCGCTGAGGGCAACAACGAGTTTGAGCGGGGTCATGGGAGCAGCCTTTCTTGGAGTTGTGCCGTTTTTATAAACCTGCTGAAACGTTTCATCAAGCTTAAAAAGCGACGTGCGTTGGTAGGTGCCCAGAAAGAATGGGGACGGACAGGAAAAATGAAATCGATGTGGTCGCGTTATCCCGCAGACGGGAGTCCGCTTTTATTCCGGAGCGGCATGGGCGTCTGATTTCGACATGGCGAGGGCGGCGTGTTTAAGCGTTTTTCGAATGATGTTTAGAAACGCCCGGCATTACTTCCCCACGGCTACAGCGTCTTGCGTCATTGCCTACGACTACGCCAGAATCCGCCGGCTTGTGCGTCTGGGGTGCGGGTTTTATCGTTTCCGGGTCACTGAAAAACAGTGATCGGGTTTGGTAGCCCGGATTACCTGTCGCATCGCAACGCCGGATTGCAGGGACTCTTTCGTCCGCTGTTTTATGGTGGCCATGCGTAGGGCGTCTTCGGACGCGCCGGGTATCCAGGTGACCGGTCTACCAACCTCCGTATGGCCACCACCCTCGTTTGGTAGCGAGGCTGATGGCTCCACTTTCTCACCCTGGAGTTACATCTATGTTCAAGCCAACACCGAACCCACCGGAAACCGATCCGGTATCTCCCTACAAATTCCCCGATTCTCGAACCCTTAACGAAGCGGCCGAACGCGCGCTCGACCATTACCTCACCCCACAACAACGCATCATGGGCAGCCACCACAAACACGACCCCATGTACATGGCCAACCCGGCGTACAACACCGAATCACTCCTGGCCAACGCCAGCGAATCATTGGGATCGGCCAGTGAAATGCTCAATAACTTTGCGGCCACGCTGGAGCCTGCCCATCGCAAGACTGCGATCGGAATTGCGCAGTTGGTGATGTTGAGTGAGTTGGCGGTGAATCAGGCGTTGGATCATGTTGAGGTGAAGACCTGAAAGCCAACCCCTCAGTCATGACGGCTTAAGAAAACTATGCCAGCCGAAGCTGCCACAGTAAATGGCAGCTATCGGCCAATAGCTGCCGCTAGTAAAAGAAAAGCGAGCACCCCGTTTTCTATCTGAGGGAGCGAATAATCATTAGAATTTTATTGTAATCGTTGTAACGAGTCCTAATTTAAAAAAGCGACTTCACTTCGTGAAAATCGTAGCACTCTAGAACAGGCTGACTGATCAGCATGAAAGGTGCTTCTGTATGATTGACAGATTTCAGTCATCGAACGGCTCATATGCTCGACCTTGTTCGGTTAGCTCATAAACACCATCACCAACATCTACGATTAGTTTCATTTTCATGAGTTCATCTATTGCATCAGTAAGATGATGCTCGTCAGGTAGTGTTTGGCCCAGAGTCACGTTTTTCATTGTCAAAGTGAAAAAATTGCCTTGGACCTTTGAGATTATTTGGGATGATTTTCTAATCGCAATTTCCAGTATGGAGTCGGCCATTCTTGATGGGGGTTTTCTGGAGTTTAAATCCATATCAGCCTCTACCGATTCTAAACGATCTGAAACCGCACCTAAAATGTTAAGCGCATCACTCACAGATTTTACGATTGTCAGGCTTTTCCCACAATTAACACTAGCGAATTCATCCCTAAGAATCTTCTTGTTTTCTGTGAACGTCTTATCGTTTGATACGATTATCAAATCCTCATCACAGAATTCAAGCAACTCCTCCCACAGTAGCTCGTCGCAAACCGAGTGTCTATCAGGTGATATTGGCGGATTTCCTAGTATCTTCCGCGTTTTAGCCTTGGTGATAAGCTTCTCTTCCGTTTCTATAAAAGTGCAAATTTTAGTAAGGTTTTCGTATGCATCAAGCACAGGATCGTCTCCCGGCTTAGGTTCAAGCATTGCGTTAATCTTCCTCTCCAACTCTTTTCCAAGCTTGTGAACCTCGGATTGTAGACGCGTTGCTTTTTGATGCTCAACCATGTCTCGCACCACCGCCGTGGTGAAGATCGAGATGGATGAGGTTTTCTTAATCTCTTTAGCAAGATTAATTAATTGCGCCGTTCGATTTCGCTGAAACTCTCTATACCCTTGCTCTGAAATTATGAGTTTGTCTTTTAGTTTTTTTAGCTCTTCAAATAAAGACAACCTATCACGTGCACCTCGATAAAAGTCAAGATATATATTCGTATCAACAAATAGCTTTGTCACTTTCATTCCTCGCCAGCAATTAAATTACAGTTCCTTCCAAAAAAAGGAGCATATATCCCACACCAGTGAAAACTTTCTAAAAGGGTGAGCTACGCCTCCGTCGGGCAGAGTATTGCAGTATCCATACTCCTCGCGACTTATACGTGTATTACAGGGGGTTGAGGGCATGGAAGCGGGATCTGGACTCCCAACAGACGTTTCCAGCAAGGGCATTAAGACTGTTATCACCTGATTACAGCATCTCTAAAGGTATGAACAGTATCAATCGCTGCACAACGCAAAAAGATTAGGAGACACTGACGGTAGCAATGGTACGTAAATGTCTACTCACGGACGTCGGCTTTTGGCCGGAAGACGTCAACCACAAACGACCGCTTCCGGCCGAAAGCAGTCGCTGATGCATGATTATTAATACCTAAACTAACA includes these proteins:
- a CDS encoding DUF6124 family protein translates to MFKPTPNPPETDPVSPYKFPDSRTLNEAAERALDHYLTPQQRIMGSHHKHDPMYMANPAYNTESLLANASESLGSASEMLNNFAATLEPAHRKTAIGIAQLVMLSELAVNQALDHVEVKT
- a CDS encoding PIN domain-containing protein, with translation MTKLFVDTNIYLDFYRGARDRLSLFEELKKLKDKLIISEQGYREFQRNRTAQLINLAKEIKKTSSISIFTTAVVRDMVEHQKATRLQSEVHKLGKELERKINAMLEPKPGDDPVLDAYENLTKICTFIETEEKLITKAKTRKILGNPPISPDRHSVCDELLWEELLEFCDEDLIIVSNDKTFTENKKILRDEFASVNCGKSLTIVKSVSDALNILGAVSDRLESVEADMDLNSRKPPSRMADSILEIAIRKSSQIISKVQGNFFTLTMKNVTLGQTLPDEHHLTDAIDELMKMKLIVDVGDGVYELTEQGRAYEPFDD
- a CDS encoding aldose 1-epimerase family protein, with protein sequence MTPLKLVVALSALSAASHAMAWDYVLLDTDKAAQNWQITSQQLGVKTDKPFSVSLRTLHGGRQEGVSIVDIDNGTMKLSVVPTRGMNVLQASVGDVRMGWDSPVKEVVNPSFIELNGRGGLGWLEGFNELVTRCGYEWVGHPGVDNGELLTLHGRAANIPANKVTLHIDETPPYAITLRGELKEQAFKKVDFSVATELVTEPGSVVFALNDTLTNNGDYPKEYQALYHSNFSTPFLEQGARFAAPVKQVSPFNDKAKGDLAEWQTYRAPTKDYDETVYNVVPYADAKGDTLTVLHNKAGSLGVSVGFNTQTLPVFSLWKNTDTQGQGYVTGLEPGTSFSYNRRYQRPLNLVPTIGPKEHKQFRISYSLLADKAAVDKALKQVSDIQGGRETEVRQTPLVDLTKG